From one Bordetella genomosp. 9 genomic stretch:
- a CDS encoding TonB-dependent siderophore receptor: protein MGAAHKPVGKPVGGAAARFAFSALAVCAASAAVFDTRPAYAQAAGQPAARSFDIPGGPLAQVLSAFAKAADLTVSFRPEDTAGLESQGLHGSLTIAQGLEQLLRGTGLRAVAQPGEGYVVRGPDPADGATGAGGATTLEAIQVSGDWLGTGLENSVQTFGGARTLVQRQEIQDSGATSVADVLRRVPGVQISGSTSNSGSSVALHVGIRGLNPRNSFRTTMLIDGIPLAMAPYGQPNLVLSPVSLGNIESIDVVRGGGAVRYGPQNVGGVINFKTRSIPTRDGLTADASARYNVFSHGGANTQYSTFVGTQMDNGLGVALLYSGMDGQQWRDGSHDRYNDVALKWRYEISPTSEVYGKFAHYDVKSMTPGGLTVDEYRQDPFQNTHPTDYWKGKRDQVDIGYLNTISDTQEFETRLYHYDSSRQSSLINTGVNRNDFQPRNNQVLGIEPRYTQRLSWGSTTHDVTVGYRYIRETGQDRRYSTSLATGDRVGATQVFDNGTRAHSFYLDDRIAYGNWRVTPGIRYEKIESDREPSGTADDSTFEVRNSRGLPSLNVAYLVNDRLTLYTNYSTSFGAVQYTQLNSMSDSNPLKPEVAKTVEAGFRYTGEQVHTELTVFNLRFDNQILSIPGTNPALFRNLGATTHNGVEFAVDYDFDKAGPLAGLNLYANYTYVRAIQKSGEFEGNDVPFYSRQTGTVGGRYTVRNWVFNVFSTAQSSQYSDTANTDKESADATNGRVPGFSVWNAQLSYRLPQWKGSELAFGVNNVFDRRYYTRNTDTNGGRMVGAPRMVYVQARVAY from the coding sequence GTGGGAGCTGCACATAAACCCGTAGGCAAACCCGTGGGCGGCGCCGCCGCGCGTTTCGCGTTTTCCGCGCTGGCCGTCTGCGCCGCGAGCGCGGCCGTTTTCGACACCCGGCCTGCCTACGCGCAGGCCGCGGGCCAGCCTGCGGCGCGCAGCTTCGATATTCCTGGAGGGCCGCTGGCCCAGGTGCTGTCGGCGTTCGCCAAGGCCGCCGATCTGACGGTGTCGTTCCGTCCGGAAGACACCGCGGGCCTGGAAAGCCAGGGCTTGCATGGCAGCCTTACCATCGCGCAGGGGCTGGAGCAGTTGCTGCGCGGCACCGGCCTGAGGGCCGTGGCCCAGCCCGGCGAGGGCTATGTGGTGCGCGGCCCGGATCCGGCCGACGGCGCGACCGGGGCCGGCGGCGCCACCACGCTGGAAGCCATCCAGGTCAGCGGGGACTGGCTCGGCACCGGCCTGGAAAACAGCGTGCAGACCTTCGGCGGCGCCCGTACGCTGGTGCAGCGCCAGGAAATCCAGGACAGCGGCGCGACCAGCGTGGCCGACGTACTGCGCCGCGTGCCCGGCGTGCAGATCAGCGGCAGCACCAGCAACTCGGGAAGTTCGGTGGCGCTGCACGTGGGGATACGCGGCCTGAATCCGCGCAACTCCTTCCGTACCACCATGCTGATCGACGGCATCCCGCTGGCGATGGCGCCGTACGGCCAGCCCAACCTGGTGCTGTCGCCCGTCAGCCTGGGCAATATCGAGTCCATCGACGTGGTGCGCGGCGGCGGGGCGGTTCGCTACGGCCCGCAGAACGTCGGCGGCGTCATCAATTTCAAGACGCGTTCCATTCCCACCCGCGACGGCCTGACCGCGGATGCCTCGGCCCGCTACAACGTTTTCAGCCATGGCGGCGCGAACACGCAGTACAGCACCTTCGTGGGCACGCAGATGGACAACGGCCTGGGCGTGGCGCTGCTGTATTCCGGGATGGACGGCCAGCAATGGCGCGACGGCAGCCACGACCGCTACAACGACGTGGCGCTGAAATGGCGCTACGAGATCAGCCCCACGTCGGAGGTCTACGGCAAGTTCGCCCACTATGACGTGAAGTCGATGACGCCGGGCGGGCTGACGGTGGACGAATACCGGCAGGATCCGTTCCAGAACACGCATCCCACCGACTACTGGAAGGGCAAGCGCGACCAGGTCGACATCGGCTACCTGAATACGATCTCCGACACGCAGGAGTTCGAGACGCGCCTCTATCACTACGACAGTTCGCGCCAGAGCTCCCTGATCAACACGGGCGTGAACCGCAACGATTTCCAGCCGCGCAACAACCAGGTGCTGGGGATCGAGCCGCGCTATACGCAGCGGCTGTCGTGGGGCTCCACCACGCACGACGTCACGGTGGGTTACCGCTACATACGCGAGACCGGGCAAGACCGGCGCTATTCCACGTCGCTCGCCACCGGCGACCGCGTGGGCGCCACGCAGGTGTTCGACAACGGCACGCGCGCGCATTCCTTCTATCTGGACGACCGCATCGCCTACGGCAACTGGCGCGTCACGCCGGGCATACGCTACGAAAAGATCGAAAGCGACCGCGAACCCAGCGGCACGGCCGACGATTCGACGTTCGAGGTGCGCAACAGCCGCGGCCTGCCGTCGCTGAACGTGGCCTACCTGGTCAACGACAGGCTGACGCTGTACACCAACTACAGTACGTCCTTCGGCGCGGTGCAGTATACGCAGCTGAATTCCATGTCGGATTCCAATCCGCTGAAGCCGGAAGTCGCCAAGACGGTGGAGGCCGGTTTCCGCTATACGGGCGAGCAGGTCCACACCGAGCTGACGGTGTTCAACCTGCGTTTCGACAATCAGATCCTGTCGATCCCGGGCACCAACCCGGCGTTATTCCGCAACCTGGGCGCGACGACGCACAACGGCGTGGAATTCGCCGTCGACTACGACTTCGACAAGGCGGGGCCGCTGGCCGGCTTGAACCTTTACGCCAACTACACCTACGTGCGCGCCATCCAGAAGTCGGGCGAGTTCGAAGGCAATGACGTGCCGTTCTACTCGCGGCAGACCGGCACGGTGGGCGGGCGCTACACGGTGCGCAACTGGGTCTTCAATGTGTTCAGCACCGCGCAGAGCAGCCAGTATTCGGATACGGCCAATACCGACAAGGAAAGCGCGGACGCGACCAACGGGCGCGTGCCGGGATTCAGCGTGTGGAACGCGCAGTTGAGCTACAGGTTGCCGCAGTGGAAGGGCAGCGAACTGGCGTTCGGCGTGAATAACGTGTTCGATCGCCGCTATTACACGCGCAACACCGATACCAATGGCGGCCGCATGGTGGGCGCGCCGCGCATGGTGTACGTGCAGGCCCGCGTGGCGTACTGA